A single genomic interval of Selenobaculum gibii harbors:
- a CDS encoding ribosomal L7Ae/L30e/S12e/Gadd45 family protein, with amino-acid sequence MALNRLKNANRVIGIKQVTKSINKDVVESVFLGNDADARVIVPLKNLCEAKNILFSEEYTMAELGEACKIEVGAAAVAILK; translated from the coding sequence ATGGCGCTTAATCGTTTGAAGAATGCGAATCGGGTTATTGGCATCAAGCAAGTCACAAAATCTATTAATAAAGATGTAGTAGAAAGTGTTTTTTTAGGAAATGATGCTGATGCGCGTGTAATTGTTCCGCTAAAAAATTTATGCGAAGCGAAAAATATTCTTTTTTCTGAAGAATATACGATGGCTGAACTTGGTGAAGCCTGCAAAATTGAAGTTGGGGCAGCGGCGGTCGCTATTCTAAAGTAA
- the rpoC gene encoding DNA-directed RNA polymerase subunit beta' — protein MLDVNNFDSMRIGLASPEKIREWSHGEVKKPETINYRTLKPEREGLFCEKIFGPTRDWECHCGKYKRIRYKGIICDRCGVEVTRSKVRRDRMGHIELAAPVSHIWYFKGIPSRMGLILDISPRSLEKVLYFASYIVLDPADTPLIKKQLLTENEYRENRDKYGAAFKVGMGAESIKKLLAELDLEKMSKELRQELKEVSGQRKIRAIRRLEVVEAFRKSGNKPEWMIMDVVPVIPPELRPMVQLDGGRFATSDLNDLYRRVINRNNRLKRLLDLGAPDIIVRNEKRMLQEAVDALIDNGRRGRPVTGPGNRPLKSLSDMLKGKQGRFRQNLLGKRVDYSGRSVIVVGPELKLHQCGLPKEMALELFKPFVMKKLVNAGHAHNIKSAKRMVERIRPEVWDVLEEVIKEHPVLLNRAPTLHRLGIQAFEPVLTEGRALKLHPLVCTAYNADFDGDQMAIHLPLSAEAQAEARILMLSAHNILSTKDGRPVAVPTQDMVLGAYYLTIVKPGALGEGKVMTGINEALLAYQHKELSLQAQIKVRVEGYGMVNTTLGRMIFNESLPPEIRYYYKDDNEEWCLGILMDKKNLGKLVGNCYRNFGNAKTAEVIDRVKNLGYSYACRAGMTVAIADIKIPKEKKEILANTEAQVNSIERQYRRGLITDDERYNKVISLWTKATDDVTKAMMDNLDRFNPIYMMANSGARGNIQQMRQLAGMRGLMADPSGKIIDLPIKANFREGLTVLEYFISTHGARKGLADTALRTADSGYLTRRLVDVAQDVIVREDDCDIVGINLVRERAKLANSTSGAIEFLKDSLLGRLLAAEVTDPKTGEVIIPIETVLDEEKLKLIAEHSIPEIVVRGTSYEGDISNATTTETITLGAPEEHVRETIKKSMIREMLGKNTTSAVFDQNENEIVPANVPLTEDHIEAILASDAKEVRVRNNNIRGIEVQAIMEGAAVIEHLKDRIAGRVLAEDIVEPETGEVIAAINQAVDEDLAERICKVRKKVKIRSVLTCKSQFGVCIKCYGRNLATGHQVDVGEAVGIIAAQSIGEPGTQLTMRTFHTGGVAGDDITQGLPRVEELFEARKPKRQSIIAEIDGRAEVKDTKGMRKVTIFPETGEERVYQIPYGARIIAKDGQMVEAGDRLTEGSINPHDILRVCGLKATQRYLVYEVQKVYKSQGVEINDKHIEVMVRQMLHKVKVEESGDTDFLPGEYIDVNNFETENAKAIEVGGEPAVARPILLGITKASLATDSFLSAASFQETTRVLTDAAIKGKVDPLLGLKENVIIGKLVPAGTGMTRYRNINVVKNHPSQDEVVATEE, from the coding sequence TTGTTGGATGTAAACAATTTTGATTCGATGCGTATAGGTTTAGCTTCGCCAGAAAAGATCAGAGAATGGTCACATGGTGAAGTGAAAAAACCAGAGACAATTAATTATCGTACATTGAAACCAGAACGTGAGGGTTTATTCTGTGAAAAAATTTTTGGACCAACACGTGACTGGGAATGTCATTGCGGTAAGTATAAACGTATTCGTTATAAAGGTATTATTTGCGATCGTTGCGGTGTTGAAGTTACGCGTTCGAAAGTACGTCGTGATAGAATGGGGCACATTGAACTTGCTGCCCCAGTATCGCATATTTGGTATTTCAAGGGCATACCAAGTCGCATGGGATTGATTCTAGATATATCACCTAGATCATTAGAAAAAGTTTTATATTTTGCTTCTTATATCGTACTTGATCCTGCAGATACTCCTTTGATAAAAAAACAACTTTTAACAGAAAATGAGTATCGTGAAAACCGAGATAAATACGGTGCAGCATTTAAAGTTGGTATGGGTGCTGAATCTATTAAAAAGCTTCTTGCTGAACTTGATTTAGAAAAAATGAGCAAAGAATTACGTCAAGAATTAAAAGAAGTGAGCGGGCAACGTAAAATTCGTGCGATTCGTCGCTTGGAAGTAGTTGAAGCTTTCCGCAAATCTGGCAATAAACCAGAGTGGATGATCATGGATGTTGTACCAGTAATTCCACCGGAATTACGTCCAATGGTTCAACTAGATGGTGGCCGTTTTGCTACTTCTGATTTAAATGATTTATATCGTCGTGTTATTAATCGTAATAATCGTTTAAAACGGTTACTTGATTTGGGTGCACCCGATATTATTGTTCGTAACGAAAAAAGAATGTTACAAGAAGCGGTGGATGCATTAATCGATAATGGTCGTCGTGGCCGTCCAGTAACAGGCCCAGGAAATCGTCCGCTTAAATCTTTGAGCGATATGCTTAAAGGTAAACAAGGGCGTTTCCGTCAAAACTTACTTGGTAAACGTGTTGACTATTCTGGTCGTTCCGTTATCGTTGTTGGACCGGAACTTAAGTTACATCAATGTGGTTTACCTAAAGAAATGGCACTTGAATTATTCAAGCCATTTGTAATGAAAAAATTAGTGAATGCTGGTCACGCACATAATATTAAGAGTGCAAAACGTATGGTGGAAAGAATTAGGCCAGAAGTTTGGGATGTACTTGAAGAAGTTATTAAAGAGCATCCAGTACTTTTAAATCGTGCACCAACGCTTCATAGATTAGGAATTCAAGCATTTGAACCTGTACTTACAGAAGGGCGTGCGTTAAAATTACATCCACTTGTATGTACTGCTTACAATGCCGATTTTGATGGTGACCAAATGGCGATCCATTTACCACTATCAGCAGAAGCACAAGCAGAAGCACGTATCTTAATGCTTTCCGCACACAATATTCTTTCGACGAAAGATGGTCGCCCAGTTGCTGTTCCTACGCAGGATATGGTACTTGGAGCGTACTATTTAACAATTGTTAAACCAGGTGCTTTAGGTGAAGGCAAAGTAATGACTGGCATTAATGAAGCATTGCTTGCTTATCAACATAAAGAATTATCATTGCAAGCGCAAATTAAAGTGCGCGTTGAAGGTTATGGTATGGTTAACACCACGCTTGGCCGTATGATCTTTAATGAAAGCTTGCCACCAGAAATTCGTTATTATTATAAGGATGATAATGAGGAATGGTGCTTAGGTATTCTTATGGATAAGAAAAACCTTGGTAAACTTGTTGGTAACTGTTACCGTAACTTTGGTAATGCAAAAACTGCAGAAGTTATTGACCGTGTAAAAAATCTTGGTTATTCTTATGCTTGTCGTGCTGGTATGACAGTTGCGATTGCCGACATCAAAATTCCGAAAGAGAAGAAAGAAATTCTTGCAAATACGGAAGCACAAGTTAATTCGATCGAAAGACAATATCGTCGTGGACTCATCACCGATGATGAAAGATATAACAAAGTTATCAGCTTATGGACGAAAGCTACAGATGATGTAACAAAAGCCATGATGGATAACTTGGATAGATTTAATCCGATTTACATGATGGCTAACTCTGGAGCCCGCGGTAATATCCAACAGATGCGTCAGCTCGCTGGTATGCGCGGACTTATGGCGGATCCATCAGGTAAAATTATCGACTTACCAATTAAAGCAAATTTCCGTGAAGGATTAACGGTATTAGAGTACTTTATTTCTACGCATGGTGCTCGTAAAGGACTTGCGGATACAGCGCTTAGAACAGCCGATTCTGGATATTTGACACGTCGTCTTGTTGACGTTGCACAAGATGTAATTGTTCGTGAAGATGATTGTGATATTGTAGGTATCAATTTAGTTCGTGAACGTGCGAAATTGGCAAACTCTACAAGTGGAGCAATTGAGTTCTTAAAAGACTCTTTATTAGGACGCTTGCTTGCAGCGGAAGTAACTGATCCGAAAACGGGCGAAGTAATCATTCCTATTGAAACAGTGCTTGATGAAGAAAAGCTTAAACTGATTGCTGAACATTCAATTCCTGAAATCGTTGTACGTGGTACTTCTTATGAAGGAGATATCAGCAATGCAACGACAACAGAAACAATCACATTAGGTGCGCCAGAAGAACATGTTCGTGAGACAATCAAAAAATCAATGATTCGCGAAATGCTTGGTAAAAATACAACAAGTGCTGTATTTGATCAAAATGAAAATGAAATTGTACCTGCAAATGTACCGCTTACAGAAGATCATATTGAAGCAATTCTAGCTAGCGATGCAAAAGAGGTACGAGTTCGTAACAATAATATTCGCGGTATTGAAGTTCAGGCAATTATGGAAGGTGCTGCTGTTATTGAACACTTAAAAGATCGTATTGCCGGTCGTGTTCTTGCAGAAGATATTGTTGAGCCTGAAACAGGAGAAGTTATTGCAGCAATTAATCAAGCAGTAGATGAAGATTTAGCAGAACGTATTTGTAAAGTACGTAAAAAAGTAAAAATTCGTTCTGTACTTACTTGTAAGTCACAATTTGGTGTATGTATCAAATGTTATGGGCGTAATTTGGCAACAGGTCATCAGGTGGATGTCGGTGAAGCGGTTGGTATTATCGCAGCTCAATCTATCGGTGAACCTGGTACACAGCTTACAATGCGTACGTTCCATACGGGTGGGGTAGCCGGTGACGATATTACACAAGGTTTGCCACGTGTCGAAGAGTTATTTGAAGCTCGTAAACCGAAACGTCAATCCATCATTGCTGAAATTGATGGTCGCGCTGAAGTTAAAGATACAAAAGGGATGCGCAAAGTAACTATCTTCCCAGAAACTGGCGAAGAACGTGTTTACCAAATTCCTTACGGTGCACGCATTATTGCGAAAGACGGACAAATGGTAGAAGCTGGAGATAGACTTACAGAAGGATCTATCAATCCACACGATATTCTAAGGGTTTGTGGTTTAAAGGCTACACAACGTTACTTAGTATATGAAGTACAAAAAGTATATAAATCTCAAGGTGTTGAAATTAATGATAAACATATTGAGGTTATGGTTCGTCAAATGCTTCATAAAGTTAAAGTTGAAGAATCTGGTGATACGGATTTCTTACCTGGTGAATATATTGATGTAAACAACTTTGAGACTGAAAATGCAAAAGCAATTGAAGTTGGCGGAGAACCCGCAGTTGCTAGACCAATTTTACTTGGTATTACAAAAGCTTCTCTTGCTACTGATTCCTTCTTATCTGCAGCATCATTCCAAGAAACAACACGTGTTCTTACTGATGCAGCAATAAAGGGTAAAGTTGATCCATTGCTCGGCTTAAAGGAAAATGTTATTATCGGTAAATTAGTACCAGCTGGTACGGGCATGACACGTTATCGTAATATTAATGTTGTAAAAAATCATCCATCACAAGATGAAGTTGTTGCAACTGAAGAATAA
- the rpoB gene encoding DNA-directed RNA polymerase subunit beta, with amino-acid sequence MFNPVPVGKRVRYSYAKIKEVLDMPHLLDIQRNSYEWFLKEGLQEIFHDISPIQDFTGNLVLSFEAFNLGEAKYDVDECKERDVTHSAPLRVNVRLINRETGEIKEQEVFMGDFPLMTDTGTFIINGAERVIVSQLVRSPGAYYGETIDASGKKLYNATVIPNRGAWLELETDANDVISVRVDRTRKLPVTVLIRALGYGSNTMISELFGDDVRIKATLERDNTDSREEALVEIYKRLRPGEPPTVDNATQLLESLFFDPKRYDLATVGRYKLTKKLGWKRRLMGKTLYQPIVDKETGEIILPADTVVTESMLEELDEVKLFEADQVIEIKIKDKEGNPIKMICSPTLPYKHRTITKEDIIASINYLLNLMDGFGNTDDIDHLGNRRVRSVGELLQNQFRIGLSRMERVVKERMTIQDVDVITPQALINIRPVVAAIKEFFGSSQLSQFMDQHNPLSELTHKRRLSALGPGGLSRERAGFEVRDVHHSHYGRMCPIETPEGPNIGLIGSLSTYGRINEFGFIETPYRKVDKVNRKVTDDVRYLTADEEDEMIVAQANQELNDDGWFADERVTARYKHDTLLVPGESVDYMDVSPKQVVSIATAMIPFLENDDANRALMGANMQRQAVPLLRTQAPIVGTGMEYKAACDSGVMILAKNSGVVEKVTADEIHIRTEKGALDIYKMQKYLRSNQGTCINQRPIVHKDDVIVKKQVLADGPATDNGELALGYNVLVAFMPWEGYNYEDAILLSEKLVKEDIYTSIHIEEYECDARDTKLGPEEITRDIPNVAEEALRDLDDRGIICIGAEVRPGDILVGKVTPKGETELTAEERLLRAIFGEKAREVRDTSLRVPHGEAGKIVDVKVFSRENGDELPPGVNHLVRCYIAQKRKISVGDKMAGRHGNKGVVSRIMREEDMPFLPDGTPVQIVLNPLGVPSRMNIGQVLETHLGMAARALGMQIKAGDPTVETRLRDLGYDIDKNGMPVPDVAGIHISTPVFDGAKETEVFSTLKAAGLRDDGKTILYDGRTGDPFDNPVTVGCVYMLKLAHLVDDKIHARSTGPYSLVTQQPLGGKAQFGGQRFGEMEVWALEAYGAAYTLQEILTVKSDDVVGRVKTYEAIVKGENIPEPGVPESFKVLIKELQSIGLDIKVLTEDAQEIMIRDTDEDINETAKQLDLNVDGVQPKPPTEPALKPEAYNDDAEGNEEAEPDTADLDIIAELGKFPNDENLDDEDADVSLEIDDLVEDDFE; translated from the coding sequence ATGTTCAATCCTGTTCCGGTGGGCAAAAGAGTCAGGTATAGCTATGCAAAAATTAAAGAAGTACTGGACATGCCTCATCTTCTTGATATTCAAAGAAATTCCTATGAGTGGTTTTTGAAGGAAGGTTTACAGGAAATCTTCCACGATATTTCACCTATTCAGGATTTTACAGGAAACTTAGTGTTATCGTTTGAAGCTTTTAACTTAGGTGAAGCAAAATACGATGTTGATGAATGCAAAGAACGTGATGTCACGCATTCTGCACCACTAAGAGTAAATGTACGATTGATTAATCGTGAAACAGGCGAAATAAAAGAACAAGAAGTGTTTATGGGCGATTTTCCGTTAATGACTGATACTGGTACGTTCATTATTAACGGTGCGGAACGTGTTATTGTAAGTCAGTTAGTACGTTCTCCAGGAGCGTACTATGGTGAAACGATTGATGCTAGTGGTAAAAAATTGTACAATGCTACGGTAATTCCGAATCGCGGTGCGTGGCTAGAATTAGAAACAGATGCGAATGATGTTATTTCGGTACGAGTTGATAGAACTCGTAAGTTACCTGTAACTGTATTGATTCGTGCATTAGGCTATGGGTCTAATACGATGATTTCAGAATTATTTGGTGACGATGTTCGTATTAAAGCGACTTTAGAACGCGATAATACGGATTCAAGAGAAGAAGCCTTGGTTGAAATCTATAAAAGACTTCGTCCAGGTGAACCTCCAACTGTAGATAATGCTACCCAATTATTAGAATCATTATTCTTTGATCCAAAACGTTATGATTTAGCTACGGTTGGTCGTTATAAATTGACGAAAAAATTAGGTTGGAAGAGACGTTTGATGGGTAAAACTCTTTATCAGCCTATTGTTGATAAAGAAACAGGGGAAATCATTCTTCCAGCAGATACTGTTGTTACTGAAAGTATGCTAGAAGAGCTTGATGAAGTTAAATTATTTGAAGCAGATCAAGTAATTGAAATTAAAATTAAGGATAAAGAAGGTAATCCAATCAAAATGATTTGTTCGCCTACTTTACCGTATAAACATAGAACAATTACAAAAGAAGATATTATTGCTTCAATTAACTACTTATTAAACTTAATGGATGGGTTCGGCAATACTGATGATATCGATCATCTAGGGAATAGACGTGTTCGTTCTGTTGGTGAATTGTTGCAAAATCAATTTAGAATTGGTTTATCCAGAATGGAACGTGTCGTAAAAGAACGTATGACAATTCAAGACGTTGATGTAATTACCCCTCAGGCTTTAATTAACATCCGTCCAGTTGTAGCTGCGATTAAAGAATTCTTTGGTTCCAGCCAGTTGTCACAGTTCATGGACCAACATAATCCATTAAGTGAATTGACACATAAACGCCGTTTAAGTGCATTAGGTCCTGGTGGTTTAAGTCGTGAACGCGCGGGCTTCGAAGTTCGTGACGTCCATCACTCTCACTATGGCCGTATGTGTCCAATTGAAACACCAGAAGGTCCTAACATCGGTTTGATTGGTTCGCTTTCTACTTATGGTAGAATTAATGAATTTGGTTTTATTGAAACTCCATATCGTAAAGTAGATAAAGTAAATCGCAAAGTTACAGATGATGTTCGTTATCTAACTGCCGATGAAGAAGATGAAATGATTGTTGCACAGGCAAACCAAGAATTAAATGATGATGGATGGTTTGCTGATGAGCGCGTTACAGCGCGTTATAAACATGATACATTACTCGTTCCGGGGGAAAGCGTAGACTATATGGACGTTTCGCCAAAACAAGTTGTATCTATAGCAACGGCAATGATTCCTTTCCTTGAAAACGATGATGCGAATCGTGCCTTAATGGGGGCGAACATGCAACGTCAAGCGGTACCGTTACTTCGTACACAAGCTCCGATTGTTGGAACTGGTATGGAATATAAAGCTGCTTGCGATTCAGGGGTAATGATTCTTGCTAAAAATTCTGGTGTGGTTGAAAAAGTAACAGCAGATGAAATTCATATTCGCACTGAAAAAGGTGCGTTAGATATTTATAAAATGCAAAAGTACCTTCGTTCTAACCAAGGTACTTGCATTAATCAGCGTCCAATTGTTCATAAAGACGATGTAATTGTAAAAAAACAAGTTCTTGCTGATGGTCCGGCGACTGACAATGGAGAATTAGCTCTTGGTTATAATGTGTTGGTAGCATTTATGCCTTGGGAAGGTTACAATTACGAGGATGCGATTTTACTTAGTGAAAAATTAGTAAAAGAAGATATCTATACTTCCATACATATTGAAGAATATGAATGTGATGCTCGTGATACAAAACTTGGGCCAGAAGAAATTACACGTGATATTCCAAATGTAGCTGAAGAAGCTTTACGTGATTTAGATGATCGCGGTATTATCTGCATTGGTGCTGAAGTTCGTCCAGGAGATATCTTAGTAGGTAAAGTAACGCCGAAAGGCGAAACTGAGCTTACGGCGGAAGAACGGTTACTTCGGGCAATTTTCGGTGAAAAAGCTCGTGAAGTACGTGATACATCACTTCGTGTACCACATGGAGAAGCTGGTAAGATTGTTGATGTTAAGGTGTTCAGTCGTGAAAATGGTGACGAATTGCCACCAGGAGTAAATCATCTTGTACGTTGTTATATTGCACAGAAACGTAAGATTTCTGTCGGCGATAAAATGGCCGGTCGCCATGGTAATAAAGGGGTTGTTTCACGTATTATGCGTGAGGAAGATATGCCGTTTTTACCAGATGGAACGCCAGTACAGATTGTACTTAACCCATTAGGTGTACCTTCGCGTATGAATATTGGTCAGGTACTTGAAACTCACTTAGGTATGGCAGCTCGTGCGCTTGGTATGCAGATTAAAGCTGGTGATCCTACAGTAGAAACTAGATTACGTGACTTAGGTTATGATATAGATAAAAATGGTATGCCGGTACCTGATGTTGCGGGTATTCATATTTCAACCCCAGTATTCGACGGCGCGAAAGAGACAGAAGTGTTTTCAACGTTAAAAGCAGCAGGGCTTCGTGATGATGGTAAAACGATTCTTTACGATGGTCGTACAGGAGATCCATTTGATAACCCTGTAACTGTTGGCTGTGTTTATATGTTAAAATTGGCGCATTTAGTTGACGATAAGATTCATGCTCGGTCAACTGGTCCATACTCCTTAGTAACGCAACAACCATTGGGTGGTAAAGCTCAATTTGGTGGACAACGTTTTGGGGAAATGGAAGTTTGGGCATTAGAAGCTTATGGTGCTGCTTATACATTGCAAGAAATCTTAACAGTAAAATCTGATGATGTCGTCGGACGTGTTAAGACGTATGAAGCGATCGTAAAAGGCGAAAATATACCAGAACCAGGTGTACCAGAATCATTTAAAGTATTGATTAAAGAGCTACAAAGTATCGGACTTGACATTAAAGTATTAACTGAAGATGCGCAAGAAATTATGATTCGTGATACAGATGAAGATATTAATGAAACAGCAAAACAATTAGATTTAAATGTGGATGGCGTACAACCAAAGCCACCAACGGAGCCAGCTTTAAAACCTGAGGCATATAACGATGATGCTGAAGGAAATGAAGAGGCTGAACCTGATACAGCTGATTTAGATATTATTGCTGAACTTGGAAAATTCCCGAATGATGAGAATTTGGACGATGAAGATGCTGATGTATCTTTAGAAATTGATGATTTAGTCGAAGATGACTTCGAATAA
- the rplL gene encoding 50S ribosomal protein L7/L12 gives MNKEQIMEAIENMTVLELSELVKALEEKFGVSAAAPVAMAAAPVAGAAAAEEKSEFDVILASAGASKINVIKAVREATGLGLKEAKELVDGAPKAVKEKVSKADADALKAKLEEAGATVEVK, from the coding sequence ATGAATAAAGAACAAATTATGGAAGCTATTGAGAACATGACAGTTCTTGAATTATCTGAATTAGTGAAAGCTTTAGAGGAAAAATTTGGTGTATCCGCTGCTGCTCCTGTAGCTATGGCTGCTGCTCCTGTAGCTGGCGCTGCTGCTGCTGAAGAAAAAAGCGAATTTGACGTTATCTTAGCATCTGCTGGTGCTAGCAAAATTAATGTTATCAAAGCTGTTCGCGAAGCAACTGGCTTAGGTCTTAAAGAAGCTAAAGAATTAGTTGATGGTGCTCCTAAAGCTGTAAAAGAAAAAGTAAGTAAAGCTGATGCTGATGCTCTTAAAGCAAAACTTGAAGAAGCTGGCGCAACTGTAGAAGTTAAATAA
- the rplJ gene encoding 50S ribosomal protein L10, translated as MAVTSAKQAVVASLKEKIGSAQGAVLTTYSGLSVAQDTELRARLREAGVEYRVVKNTMLRIATNELGIEGLEQYLEGTTAIAISATDPVAPAKLISEFIKENKLKALEVKAGLVEGKVIDADGVKALAALPAREVLIAQVLAGMQSPIAGLVNVLQGSIRNVVYALDAIRQQKESA; from the coding sequence ATGGCTGTAACTTCAGCAAAACAAGCAGTTGTTGCTAGTTTAAAAGAAAAAATTGGCAGTGCCCAAGGTGCTGTATTAACTACTTATAGTGGTTTAAGTGTTGCTCAAGATACTGAACTTCGTGCTAGACTACGTGAAGCGGGTGTTGAGTATCGTGTTGTAAAAAATACGATGCTTCGCATTGCGACTAATGAGTTAGGTATTGAAGGTTTAGAACAATATCTTGAAGGTACTACTGCAATCGCAATTTCTGCGACTGATCCAGTAGCTCCGGCAAAACTTATTTCTGAGTTTATTAAAGAAAACAAATTAAAAGCTCTAGAAGTAAAAGCTGGTCTTGTAGAAGGCAAAGTAATTGACGCCGATGGCGTTAAAGCTCTTGCTGCATTACCTGCACGCGAAGTGCTTATTGCACAAGTTCTTGCTGGTATGCAATCCCCAATTGCCGGTCTTGTCAATGTATTGCAAGGTTCTATCCGCAATGTGGTTTATGCGCTTGATGCAATTCGTCAACAAAAAGAATCTGCGTGA
- the rplA gene encoding 50S ribosomal protein L1, which yields MPKFGKKYQEVAKLIEDKLYDPQEAIELVKKTATAKFDESVELAVKLGVDPKHADQQVRGAVVLPHGTGKSKRVLVFAKGDKVKEAEAAGADFVGSDELVAKIQGGWADFDVAVATPDMMGTVGRLGKILGPRGLMPNPKVGTVTLDLTRAINEIKAGKIEYRTDKAGNIHAPIGKVSFDAEKLLENFQTLIDTLNKVKPAAAKGQYMRSISVSATMGPGIKVNPLKVSAKG from the coding sequence ATGCCAAAATTCGGTAAGAAATATCAAGAAGTTGCAAAACTTATTGAAGATAAATTATATGATCCGCAAGAAGCGATTGAACTTGTGAAAAAAACGGCTACAGCTAAATTTGACGAAAGTGTTGAACTTGCTGTAAAATTAGGTGTAGATCCTAAACATGCTGATCAACAAGTTCGTGGTGCTGTTGTATTACCACATGGTACTGGTAAAAGTAAACGTGTGTTAGTATTTGCTAAGGGCGACAAAGTGAAAGAAGCAGAAGCAGCTGGTGCTGATTTTGTTGGTTCTGATGAACTTGTTGCAAAAATTCAAGGAGGCTGGGCAGACTTTGATGTTGCTGTAGCTACTCCTGATATGATGGGTACGGTTGGACGTTTAGGTAAAATCCTTGGTCCAAGAGGTTTAATGCCAAATCCTAAAGTTGGTACTGTAACTTTAGACCTTACTCGTGCTATTAATGAAATTAAAGCAGGTAAAATCGAATACCGTACAGATAAAGCTGGGAATATCCATGCCCCTATCGGTAAAGTGTCATTCGATGCTGAGAAGTTATTAGAAAACTTCCAGACCTTAATTGATACATTAAATAAAGTGAAACCTGCTGCTGCTAAAGGTCAATATATGCGTTCAATTTCTGTAAGCGCAACTATGGGCCCTGGCATTAAGGTTAATCCACTTAAAGTTTCCGCCAAAGGCTAA
- the rplK gene encoding 50S ribosomal protein L11 codes for MPKKVVKLVKLQVPAGKATPAPPVGPALGQAGVNIMAFVKDFNERTAQQAGLIIPVEITVFEDRSFTFITKTPPAAVLLKKAAGIETASGEPNKKKVAKLPRAKAMEIAESKMKDLNAANLEAATRMIEGTARSMGIEIVD; via the coding sequence ATGCCGAAAAAAGTTGTTAAACTTGTAAAATTGCAAGTTCCTGCTGGTAAAGCTACTCCAGCTCCTCCAGTTGGTCCTGCACTAGGTCAAGCTGGTGTTAATATCATGGCTTTCGTAAAAGACTTTAACGAAAGAACTGCACAACAAGCTGGTCTTATTATTCCAGTTGAGATTACAGTTTTTGAAGATAGATCCTTTACATTTATCACGAAGACTCCTCCAGCTGCTGTTCTTCTTAAAAAAGCTGCTGGTATTGAAACTGCTTCTGGTGAACCTAACAAGAAGAAAGTTGCTAAATTACCACGTGCTAAAGCTATGGAAATTGCTGAAAGTAAAATGAAAGATTTAAATGCTGCTAACCTTGAAGCTGCTACTCGCATGATTGAAGGTACTGCTCGCAGCATGGGTATTGAAATCGTAGATTAA
- the nusG gene encoding transcription termination/antitermination protein NusG, whose protein sequence is MESEKKWYVIHTYSGYENKVKANLERKVHSMGMEDEIFRIVVPMEDEVEYKGDQKKVTKKKVFPGYALVEMIVSDKSWYIVRNTPGVTGFVGSGTKPIPLTDAEVKRILKSMGIEELKPKFDIEVSQAVKITSGAFENFEATVTEINPERSKIKVLVSMFGRETPVELDFTQVEKI, encoded by the coding sequence ATGGAATCCGAAAAAAAATGGTATGTAATCCATACATATTCAGGCTATGAAAATAAAGTAAAAGCTAATCTAGAACGTAAAGTTCATTCTATGGGAATGGAAGATGAGATTTTTCGCATTGTAGTTCCTATGGAAGATGAAGTTGAATACAAAGGTGACCAAAAAAAAGTCACGAAGAAAAAAGTTTTTCCTGGATATGCATTGGTTGAAATGATTGTAAGTGATAAATCTTGGTATATTGTTCGTAATACACCGGGTGTTACTGGGTTTGTTGGTTCTGGAACGAAGCCTATACCTTTGACAGATGCTGAAGTGAAACGAATTCTTAAATCCATGGGGATTGAAGAGTTGAAGCCGAAGTTTGATATTGAAGTATCACAAGCGGTGAAAATTACTTCTGGTGCTTTTGAGAATTTTGAAGCTACAGTGACAGAAATTAATCCTGAACGTAGCAAGATAAAAGTTCTTGTTAGTATGTTTGGACGTGAAACTCCAGTTGAACTGGATTTTACTCAAGTAGAAAAGATTTAA
- the secE gene encoding preprotein translocase subunit SecE, translating to MAAQETAVQANGSRVKKFFREVKAEMRKVSWPNKKELIAYTGVVFISVVFIAALIGLIDGVFARLLELFLR from the coding sequence ATGGCTGCTCAAGAAACAGCTGTTCAAGCTAACGGTTCACGTGTTAAGAAATTTTTCCGTGAAGTAAAGGCGGAGATGCGTAAAGTATCATGGCCTAATAAAAAGGAACTTATAGCGTATACAGGTGTGGTTTTTATTTCTGTAGTGTTTATAGCTGCGCTTATCGGTTTAATTGACGGTGTATTTGCGCGTTTGCTAGAACTTTTTTTACGTTAA